Proteins encoded together in one Polaribacter reichenbachii window:
- the rpsM gene encoding 30S ribosomal protein S13: protein MARIAGIDIPKNKRGVIALTYIFGIGNSRAKEVLANAKVDESIKVQDWTDDQIAAIREQVGTFTIEGELRSEVQINIKRLMDIGCQRGIRHRMGLPLRGQRTKNNSRTRKGKRKTVANKKK, encoded by the coding sequence ATGGCAAGAATAGCAGGTATTGATATTCCAAAGAATAAAAGAGGAGTTATTGCTTTAACTTACATCTTTGGTATAGGAAACAGTAGAGCTAAAGAAGTTTTAGCTAACGCAAAAGTTGATGAAAGTATTAAAGTTCAAGATTGGACTGATGATCAAATCGCAGCAATTAGAGAGCAAGTAGGTACTTTTACCATAGAAGGTGAATTACGTTCAGAAGTTCAAATAAACATCAAACGTTTGATGGATATTGGATGTCAGAGAGGAATCCGTCATAGAATGGGATTACCTTTAAGAGGTCAAAGAACAAAAAACAACTCTCGTACTAGAAAAGGTAAGAGAAAAACTGTTGCTAACAAGAAAAAATAA
- the rpsQ gene encoding 30S ribosomal protein S17 — translation MEKRNLRKERIGVVSSSKMEKSIVVSETKRVKHPMYGKFVLKTKKYVAHDEQNDCNEGDTVRIMETRPMSKSKRWRLVEILERAK, via the coding sequence ATGGAAAAAAGAAATCTTAGAAAAGAGAGAATTGGTGTTGTTTCTAGTAGCAAAATGGAGAAATCTATTGTTGTATCTGAAACTAAAAGAGTTAAGCACCCAATGTACGGTAAATTCGTTTTAAAAACGAAAAAGTATGTTGCACACGACGAACAGAATGATTGCAACGAAGGAGATACTGTAAGGATAATGGAAACTAGACCTATGAGTAAATCTAAACGTTGGAGATTAGTAGAAATCCTAGAAAGAGCTAAATAA
- the rpsS gene encoding 30S ribosomal protein S19 — MARSLKKGPYVHYKLEKKVLANVEAGNKTVIKTWSRASMITPDFVGQTIAVHNGRQFVPVYVTENMVGHKLGEFSPTRSFRGHAGAKNKGKK, encoded by the coding sequence ATGGCAAGATCATTAAAAAAAGGACCTTACGTTCACTATAAGTTAGAGAAAAAAGTGTTAGCTAATGTAGAAGCTGGTAACAAAACTGTAATCAAAACTTGGTCTAGAGCAAGTATGATTACTCCAGATTTTGTAGGACAAACTATTGCTGTTCATAATGGACGTCAGTTTGTACCAGTATATGTTACAGAAAACATGGTAGGGCATAAATTAGGCGAATTTTCACCAACTCGTTCTTTTAGAGGACACGCTGGTGCAAAAAATAAAGGAAAAAAATAG
- the rplR gene encoding 50S ribosomal protein L18, which translates to MALSKLQRRARIKRRIRKIISGTATKPRLSVYRSNKEIYAQLIDDVNGVTLASVSSRDIKAATKAEAATAVGKTIAEKAVKAGVETVAFDRNGYLYHGRVKVLADAAREAGLKF; encoded by the coding sequence ATGGCATTATCAAAATTACAGAGAAGAGCTAGAATTAAGCGTAGAATTAGAAAGATTATTTCTGGTACAGCTACTAAACCAAGATTATCGGTTTATAGAAGTAACAAAGAAATTTACGCTCAATTAATAGATGATGTAAACGGAGTAACATTAGCTTCAGTTTCATCAAGAGATATAAAAGCAGCTACTAAAGCTGAGGCAGCAACTGCAGTTGGTAAAACAATAGCAGAAAAAGCTGTTAAAGCAGGAGTAGAAACAGTTGCTTTCGATAGAAATGGTTATTTATACCATGGTAGAGTTAAAGTATTAGCAGACGCTGCAAGAGAAGCTGGTTTAAAATTTTAA
- the rplV gene encoding 50S ribosomal protein L22 has product MGVRKKNMADQLKADRKQRAFAKLTNCPTSPRKMRLVADQVRGVEVEKALQILKFSPKEASINLEKLLLSAIANWQAKNEDATIEDAGLYVKSICVDSAGMLKRLRPAPQGRAHRIRKRSNHVTLELGSKNLSN; this is encoded by the coding sequence ATGGGAGTTCGTAAAAAAAATATGGCAGATCAGTTAAAAGCAGATAGAAAGCAACGTGCTTTCGCTAAGCTTACTAACTGTCCTACATCACCAAGAAAAATGCGTTTAGTAGCAGATCAAGTAAGAGGAGTAGAAGTTGAAAAAGCTTTACAAATCTTAAAGTTTAGCCCTAAAGAAGCATCTATTAATTTAGAAAAATTGTTATTGTCTGCAATTGCAAACTGGCAAGCTAAAAATGAAGATGCAACTATAGAAGACGCAGGTTTATATGTGAAATCTATTTGTGTAGATAGCGCAGGAATGTTAAAAAGATTAAGACCAGCTCCACAAGGTCGTGCTCATAGAATTCGTAAGCGTTCTAATCACGTTACTTTAGAGTTAGGTAGCAAAAATTTAAGTAATTAA
- the ykgO gene encoding type B 50S ribosomal protein L36 produces MKVRASVKKRSADCKIVRRKGRLYVINKQNPRFKQRQG; encoded by the coding sequence ATGAAAGTTAGAGCATCAGTTAAAAAAAGAAGTGCCGACTGCAAAATAGTACGCAGAAAAGGTAGATTATATGTGATTAATAAACAAAATCCTAGATTTAAACAAAGACAAGGGTAA
- the rpmD gene encoding 50S ribosomal protein L30, which yields MAKIKVTQVKSQIGRLKNQKRTLEALGLRRLNQTVEHEATPSIVGMVNKVSHLVSVEELK from the coding sequence ATGGCAAAAATTAAAGTTACACAAGTAAAAAGTCAAATCGGGCGTCTTAAGAATCAAAAGAGAACTTTAGAGGCATTAGGTTTACGTAGATTAAACCAGACAGTTGAGCATGAGGCAACTCCATCAATTGTTGGTATGGTAAATAAAGTTTCACATTTAGTTTCTGTAGAGGAATTAAAATAA
- the rpsN gene encoding 30S ribosomal protein S14 — translation MAKESMKARERKRAKTVAKYAEKRKALKEAGDYEALQKLPKNASPVRMHNRCKLTGRPKGYMRQFGISRVTFREMANQGLIPGVKKASW, via the coding sequence ATGGCTAAAGAATCAATGAAAGCTCGCGAACGTAAAAGAGCAAAAACAGTTGCAAAATATGCAGAAAAGAGAAAAGCTTTAAAAGAAGCTGGAGACTATGAAGCATTGCAAAAATTACCAAAAAATGCATCACCAGTAAGAATGCATAATAGATGTAAGTTAACTGGCCGTCCAAAGGGATATATGAGACAATTTGGTATATCTCGTGTAACGTTTCGTGAAATGGCAAATCAAGGATTAATACCAGGTGTTAAAAAAGCAAGTTGGTAG
- the rpmC gene encoding 50S ribosomal protein L29, translated as MKQSEIKELSTADLNEKLGALQKNYTDLKMAHAITPMENPLQLRSLRRTVARIATELTKRELQ; from the coding sequence ATGAAACAATCAGAAATTAAAGAATTATCTACAGCAGATCTTAATGAGAAGTTGGGAGCGTTGCAAAAGAATTATACCGATCTTAAGATGGCTCACGCAATAACTCCAATGGAGAACCCATTGCAATTGAGAAGCTTAAGAAGAACTGTAGCAAGAATTGCAACAGAATTAACAAAAAGAGAATTACAATAA
- the rplO gene encoding 50S ribosomal protein L15 yields MSSLHNLTPAEGSVKKEKRIARGEGSGHGGTSTRGHKGAKSRSGYSRKIGFEGGQMPLQRRVPKFGFTNINRKEYQGINLDKLQALVDSGKITDTVDLDILIANRLAGKNDLIKILGGGELKAKLNITVHKYTASAKAAIEAAGGEAVTL; encoded by the coding sequence ATGAGTAGTTTACACAACTTAACACCAGCAGAAGGATCTGTTAAAAAAGAGAAAAGAATCGCACGTGGTGAGGGTTCTGGTCATGGAGGTACTTCTACAAGAGGTCACAAAGGGGCAAAATCTCGTTCAGGTTATTCTAGAAAAATCGGTTTTGAAGGTGGGCAAATGCCACTTCAAAGACGTGTTCCTAAATTTGGTTTTACGAACATTAACCGTAAAGAATATCAAGGTATCAACTTAGATAAGTTACAAGCTTTAGTTGATAGTGGTAAGATAACTGATACAGTAGATTTAGATATTTTAATTGCTAATAGATTAGCAGGAAAAAACGACCTAATTAAAATTTTAGGTGGTGGAGAATTAAAAGCTAAATTAAACATAACTGTACATAAATATACAGCATCAGCAAAGGCAGCTATTGAAGCAGCTGGAGGAGAAGCTGTAACTTTATAA
- the rpsK gene encoding 30S ribosomal protein S11 translates to MAKASAKKRKVIIDAIGEAHVTASFNNIIISLTNKRGDVISWSSAGKMGFRGSKKNTPYAAQLAAEDCAGVAKEAGLRKVKVYVKGPGNGRESAIRSLHNAGIEVTEIIDVTPIPHNGCRPPKRRRV, encoded by the coding sequence ATGGCAAAAGCAAGTGCAAAAAAACGTAAAGTAATAATTGATGCAATAGGTGAGGCTCACGTAACAGCATCTTTTAATAACATCATTATTTCTTTAACAAATAAAAGAGGAGACGTAATTTCTTGGTCGTCTGCAGGTAAAATGGGTTTTAGAGGTTCTAAAAAGAATACTCCTTATGCAGCTCAATTAGCAGCAGAAGACTGTGCAGGTGTTGCAAAAGAAGCAGGTTTACGTAAAGTAAAAGTTTATGTAAAAGGACCTGGAAATGGTAGAGAATCTGCTATTAGATCTTTACACAATGCAGGTATCGAAGTAACAGAAATTATTGATGTTACTCCAATTCCTCATAATGGATGTCGTCCACCTAAAAGAAGAAGAGTATAA
- the secY gene encoding preprotein translocase subunit SecY — MNLINRLKEIFSIEELKNKILLTIGLIAVYRFMASVPLPGIDPLQLAALKDSTSGGLLGLLNAFTGGAFARASVMALGIMPYISASIVVQLMGIAVPYLQKLQKDGESGRKKITQITRWLTIGITLVQAPTYITAIKTQFGLGPEAFLVPGVTFWVSSIIILTAGTIFAMWLGERITDKGVGNGISLLITVGIIANFPAAFLQEFVAKTTNAGAGGIMMILIEIIVWFVVILLSVLLVTAVRKIAVQYARRTVAGNIQNVAGSRDYIPLKLNAAGVMPIIFAQAIMFLPVALAQKFPFMASLQDINGLGYNIIFALLIIIFSYFYTAITIPTNKMADDLKRSGGFIPGIRPGKDTADRLDSVLSRITFPGSIFLAALSILPAVVVQFGVQQSWAMFYGGTSLIIMVGVAIDTLQQINSYLLNRHYDGLMKPGNSNRKSNK, encoded by the coding sequence ATGAATTTAATTAATAGATTAAAAGAGATTTTTAGTATTGAAGAATTAAAAAACAAAATTCTTCTAACTATCGGTTTAATTGCTGTATATCGTTTTATGGCATCTGTTCCTTTACCTGGAATCGATCCATTGCAATTAGCAGCTTTAAAAGATAGTACTTCAGGTGGTCTTTTAGGATTATTGAATGCATTTACAGGAGGGGCATTTGCTAGAGCGTCTGTTATGGCACTTGGTATTATGCCTTATATTTCTGCATCTATTGTGGTTCAGTTAATGGGAATTGCGGTTCCTTACTTACAGAAACTACAAAAAGATGGAGAAAGTGGACGTAAGAAAATTACACAAATAACGAGATGGTTAACTATTGGTATTACATTGGTGCAAGCACCAACGTATATTACTGCTATTAAAACTCAATTTGGTTTAGGCCCAGAAGCATTTTTAGTACCAGGAGTTACTTTTTGGGTATCATCAATTATTATCCTTACAGCAGGTACAATTTTTGCTATGTGGTTAGGAGAGCGTATTACAGATAAAGGAGTTGGTAATGGTATTTCATTATTAATTACTGTTGGTATTATCGCTAACTTTCCTGCAGCATTTTTACAAGAATTTGTTGCTAAAACAACAAATGCTGGTGCAGGAGGTATTATGATGATTTTAATTGAAATCATAGTTTGGTTTGTAGTAATTTTATTATCTGTATTATTGGTTACTGCTGTTCGTAAGATTGCAGTACAATATGCCAGAAGAACAGTTGCAGGAAATATTCAAAATGTTGCAGGTTCAAGAGATTATATTCCTTTGAAATTAAATGCAGCAGGTGTTATGCCAATTATTTTTGCACAAGCAATTATGTTTTTACCAGTTGCTTTAGCTCAAAAATTTCCATTTATGGCAAGTTTACAAGATATAAATGGATTGGGTTATAACATTATTTTTGCTTTATTAATTATCATTTTTAGTTATTTCTATACAGCTATTACTATTCCAACGAATAAAATGGCAGATGATTTAAAAAGAAGTGGTGGTTTTATACCAGGAATTAGACCAGGTAAAGACACTGCAGATAGATTAGATTCTGTATTATCTAGAATTACATTCCCAGGATCTATATTTTTAGCTGCACTATCTATTTTACCAGCAGTTGTAGTTCAGTTTGGTGTACAACAGAGTTGGGCAATGTTTTATGGTGGTACATCATTAATCATTATGGTTGGTGTTGCAATTGATACCTTACAACAAATAAATTCATATTTATTAAATCGTCATTATGATGGTTTAATGAAACCAGGAAATAGTAACAGAAAATCGAATAAGTAA
- the rpsC gene encoding 30S ribosomal protein S3, whose protein sequence is MGQKTNPIGNRLGIIRGWESNWYGGNDYGDKIAEDDKIRKYINARLSKASVSRVIIERTLKLVTVTITTARPGIIIGKGGQEVDKLKEELKKITGKEVQINIFEIKRPELDAKLVATSVARQIENRISYKRAIKMAIQATMRMNAEGIKIQISGRLNGAEMARSEHFKEGRIPLSTFRADIDYALVEAHTTYGRLGIKVWIMKGEVYGKRELSPLVGLSKKQGGKGGDRSKRGPRRRK, encoded by the coding sequence ATGGGACAAAAAACTAATCCAATAGGAAATCGTTTAGGAATCATCAGAGGTTGGGAATCTAACTGGTATGGTGGAAATGACTACGGAGATAAAATTGCTGAAGATGATAAGATAAGAAAGTATATTAATGCTAGGTTATCTAAAGCAAGTGTTTCTAGAGTAATTATAGAGCGTACACTTAAACTTGTAACCGTTACTATCACTACTGCACGTCCAGGTATCATTATTGGTAAAGGAGGTCAAGAGGTAGACAAGTTAAAAGAAGAGCTTAAGAAAATTACTGGTAAAGAAGTTCAAATTAATATTTTTGAAATTAAACGTCCAGAATTAGATGCAAAATTAGTTGCAACTAGTGTAGCACGTCAAATTGAAAATAGAATTTCTTATAAGAGAGCTATCAAAATGGCTATTCAAGCAACAATGAGAATGAATGCTGAAGGGATTAAAATCCAAATTTCAGGTCGTTTAAATGGTGCAGAGATGGCGCGTTCAGAACATTTTAAAGAAGGTAGAATTCCTCTATCTACTTTTAGAGCTGATATTGATTATGCACTTGTAGAGGCTCATACTACTTATGGAAGATTAGGTATAAAAGTATGGATCATGAAGGGTGAAGTTTATGGTAAAAGAGAATTATCTCCATTAGTTGGCTTGTCTAAAAAGCAAGGTGGTAAAGGTGGTGACAGATCTAAACGTGGACCTCGTAGAAGAAAATAA
- the rplN gene encoding 50S ribosomal protein L14, producing the protein MLQTESRLKVADNTGAKEVLVIRVLGGTKKRYASIGDKIVVSVKAATPNGTVKKGQVSRAVVVRTKKEVRRKDGSYIRFDDNACVLLNPTEEMRGTRVFGPVARELREKQFMKIVSLAPEVL; encoded by the coding sequence ATGTTACAGACAGAATCAAGATTAAAAGTAGCAGATAATACTGGAGCTAAAGAAGTTTTAGTAATTAGAGTTTTAGGAGGAACAAAAAAACGTTACGCAAGTATTGGAGACAAAATTGTTGTATCAGTAAAAGCTGCAACTCCTAACGGAACTGTAAAAAAAGGTCAAGTATCTAGAGCAGTTGTTGTAAGAACAAAAAAAGAAGTTAGACGTAAAGATGGATCATACATTAGATTTGATGATAATGCTTGTGTACTTTTAAATCCTACTGAGGAAATGAGAGGAACACGTGTATTTGGTCCTGTAGCTCGTGAACTTCGTGAGAAACAATTCATGAAAATAGTATCATTAGCACCTGAAGTGCTTTAA
- the rplX gene encoding 50S ribosomal protein L24 → MKKFKLKSGDTVKVIAGDNKGSEGKVLQIIKDKDRVLVEGVNLVSKHTKPSAQNPQGGIVKKEASLHISNVMLVEEGVAVRVGYNVDGDTKTRISKKTKK, encoded by the coding sequence ATGAAGAAGTTCAAATTAAAATCAGGAGATACTGTAAAAGTAATTGCAGGAGACAACAAAGGATCTGAAGGTAAAGTTTTACAAATTATCAAGGATAAAGATAGAGTATTAGTAGAAGGTGTAAACTTAGTATCTAAGCATACAAAACCTAGTGCTCAAAATCCTCAAGGTGGTATTGTAAAAAAAGAAGCATCTTTACACATCTCTAACGTTATGTTAGTAGAAGAAGGTGTTGCTGTAAGAGTTGGTTATAATGTTGATGGAGATACTAAAACTAGAATCTCTAAAAAAACTAAAAAATAG
- the rpsH gene encoding 30S ribosomal protein S8 — protein MYTDPIADFLTRVRNAIAAGHRVVEVPASNLKKAMTKILFDQGYILSYQFNDNKVQGTIKIALKYDRDTKESVIRKIQRISTPGLRKYVGSAEMPRVLNGLGIAIVSTSKGVMTNKKARQENVGGEVLCYVY, from the coding sequence ATGTATACAGATCCAATCGCGGATTTTCTTACAAGAGTAAGAAATGCAATCGCAGCAGGACACAGAGTAGTAGAAGTGCCAGCTTCTAATTTGAAGAAGGCAATGACTAAAATTTTGTTCGATCAAGGGTATATTTTAAGTTACCAGTTCAATGACAATAAGGTGCAAGGAACTATTAAGATAGCTTTAAAATATGACAGAGACACAAAAGAGTCAGTAATTAGAAAAATTCAACGAATCAGTACACCAGGTTTACGTAAGTATGTTGGTTCTGCAGAGATGCCAAGAGTTTTAAACGGACTTGGAATTGCTATTGTTTCTACATCTAAAGGTGTAATGACAAACAAAAAAGCACGTCAAGAAAATGTTGGAGGAGAAGTTTTATGTTACGTTTATTAA
- the rpsD gene encoding 30S ribosomal protein S4: MARYTGPKTKIARKFGEAIFGEDKNFEKRNFPPGQHGNARRRGKKSEYATQLMEKQKAKYTYGILERQFSNLFKKASASQGITGEILLQLCESRLDNVVYRMGVSNSRSGARQLVSHRHITVNGEIVNIPSYSLKDGDVVAVREKSKSLVAIEDALASNSTVYEWLTWNNDTKSGTFVKAPERLQIPENIKEQLIVELYSK; the protein is encoded by the coding sequence ATGGCAAGATATACAGGACCAAAAACTAAAATTGCTCGTAAATTTGGTGAAGCAATTTTTGGAGAAGACAAAAACTTCGAAAAAAGAAACTTTCCTCCAGGACAGCATGGAAATGCAAGAAGAAGAGGAAAAAAATCTGAATATGCAACTCAATTAATGGAGAAGCAGAAAGCTAAATATACTTATGGTATTTTAGAGCGTCAATTCAGTAACTTATTTAAAAAAGCATCAGCTTCTCAAGGAATTACTGGTGAGATTTTATTACAATTATGTGAATCTCGTTTAGATAACGTTGTTTACAGAATGGGTGTTTCTAACTCTAGAAGTGGAGCTCGTCAATTAGTATCTCACAGACACATCACTGTTAACGGAGAAATCGTTAACATACCTTCTTATAGTTTAAAAGATGGTGATGTAGTTGCTGTAAGAGAAAAATCTAAATCTTTAGTAGCTATCGAAGATGCATTAGCATCTAACAGTACTGTTTACGAATGGTTAACTTGGAATAATGATACTAAATCTGGAACTTTTGTAAAAGCACCAGAAAGATTACAGATTCCTGAAAACATCAAAGAACAATTAATAGTAGAATTATATTCTAAATAA
- the infA gene encoding translation initiation factor IF-1, producing MAKQPAIQQDGTITEALSNAMFRVELENGHIVTAHISGKMRMHYIKLLPGDKVKLEMSPYDLTKARITYRY from the coding sequence ATGGCTAAACAACCCGCAATTCAACAAGATGGAACAATTACAGAAGCATTATCTAATGCAATGTTTCGTGTAGAGTTAGAAAACGGACATATTGTAACGGCTCACATTTCAGGTAAGATGCGTATGCATTATATCAAATTATTACCAGGTGATAAGGTAAAATTAGAAATGAGTCCTTATGATTTAACAAAAGCAAGAATTACTTACAGATACTAA
- the rplF gene encoding 50S ribosomal protein L6: MSRIGKNPVSITQGVDVNIKENVITVKGKLGELSQTISNGISVKIEDATITLERASESKDHKAQHGLMRALIANMIEGVSKGWTKELELVGVGYRASNQGQKLDLALGFSHNIVLNLAPEVKVETVSEKGKNPIIKLSSFDKQLVGQVAAKIRSFRAPEPYKGKGVKFVGEVLRRKAGKSA; encoded by the coding sequence ATGAGTAGAATTGGAAAAAACCCAGTTAGCATCACACAAGGTGTAGATGTAAACATTAAAGAAAACGTAATCACTGTTAAAGGGAAATTAGGCGAGTTATCTCAAACTATTTCTAACGGAATTTCAGTGAAAATAGAAGATGCAACTATCACTTTAGAGAGAGCATCAGAAAGTAAAGACCATAAAGCACAACATGGTTTAATGAGAGCTTTAATCGCTAATATGATTGAAGGTGTTTCTAAAGGATGGACTAAAGAATTAGAATTGGTTGGTGTAGGTTATAGAGCCTCTAATCAAGGACAAAAATTAGATTTAGCTTTAGGTTTCTCTCATAATATTGTTTTAAACTTAGCTCCAGAAGTAAAAGTTGAAACTGTATCAGAGAAAGGGAAAAACCCAATCATTAAATTATCTTCATTTGACAAACAATTAGTAGGTCAAGTTGCTGCAAAGATTCGTTCTTTCAGAGCTCCAGAGCCATATAAAGGTAAAGGTGTGAAGTTTGTTGGTGAAGTATTAAGAAGAAAAGCAGGTAAATCTGCATAA
- the rpsE gene encoding 30S ribosomal protein S5: MMQGYKNVERVKPSGLELVDRLVGVQRVTKVTKGGRAFGFSAIVVVGDGNGVVGHGLGKSKDVSSAIAKAVEDAKKNLVRIPILEGTLPHEQKGKFGGAKVFIKPASPGTGVIAGGAVRAVLESVGVHDVLSKSQGSSNPHNAVKATFDALLQLRSAAAIAKQRGVSLEKVFNG; this comes from the coding sequence ATTATGCAAGGTTATAAAAACGTAGAAAGAGTTAAGCCAAGTGGATTAGAGCTTGTAGATAGATTAGTTGGTGTACAACGTGTAACTAAAGTAACAAAGGGTGGTAGAGCATTTGGTTTCTCTGCTATTGTTGTTGTTGGCGATGGTAATGGTGTTGTTGGTCACGGATTAGGAAAATCTAAAGATGTTTCTTCTGCTATTGCAAAAGCAGTAGAAGATGCTAAGAAAAATTTAGTAAGAATACCAATTTTAGAAGGTACTTTACCTCACGAACAAAAAGGTAAATTTGGTGGAGCAAAAGTATTCATCAAACCTGCTTCTCCTGGTACAGGGGTTATTGCTGGTGGTGCAGTTCGTGCAGTATTAGAATCTGTAGGTGTACATGATGTATTATCTAAATCACAAGGATCTTCTAACCCTCACAATGCAGTAAAAGCAACTTTTGATGCTTTATTACAATTACGTAGTGCTGCTGCAATTGCGAAACAAAGAGGTGTTTCTTTAGAAAAAGTATTTAACGGATAA
- the rplE gene encoding 50S ribosomal protein L5, translated as MSYVPRLKAEYKERVMKTLTEEFSYKNVMQVPKLEKIVVSKGVGAAIADKKLIDYAVEELTKITGQKAISTMSKKDVASFKLRKGMPIGVKVTLRGDKMYEFLDRLVTASLPRVRDFNGIKANGFDGRGNYNLGITEQIIYPEINIDQVKKINGMDITFVTSANTDKEAKSLLGELGLPFKKN; from the coding sequence ATGAGTTACGTACCAAGATTAAAAGCAGAATACAAAGAAAGAGTTATGAAAACTCTTACTGAAGAATTCAGTTATAAGAATGTAATGCAAGTGCCTAAATTAGAAAAGATTGTTGTTTCTAAAGGAGTTGGTGCTGCTATTGCAGATAAGAAATTAATAGATTATGCTGTAGAAGAATTGACTAAAATTACTGGTCAAAAAGCAATTTCTACGATGTCTAAAAAAGATGTTGCATCATTTAAATTACGTAAAGGAATGCCAATTGGTGTAAAAGTTACGTTAAGAGGTGATAAAATGTACGAATTTTTAGATAGATTAGTTACTGCATCTTTACCACGTGTTAGAGATTTTAACGGTATAAAAGCTAATGGATTTGATGGGAGAGGTAATTACAATTTAGGTATTACTGAACAAATCATCTACCCAGAAATAAATATTGACCAAGTTAAGAAAATTAACGGTATGGATATTACATTTGTAACATCTGCAAATACTGATAAGGAAGCAAAGTCATTATTAGGAGAATTAGGTTTACCATTCAAAAAAAATTAA
- the rplP gene encoding 50S ribosomal protein L16: MLQPKRVKYRKVQKGKGNMSGNSQRGNQLSNGMFGIKSIDQNLLTSRQIEAARIAATRHMKREGQLWIKIFPDKPITKKPLEVRMGKGKGAPDHFVAVIKPGRILFEVGGVPMHVAKEALRLAAQKLPVKTKFVIARDFDINA; the protein is encoded by the coding sequence ATGTTACAGCCAAAAAGAGTAAAATACCGTAAGGTACAGAAAGGCAAGGGAAATATGTCTGGTAATTCTCAAAGAGGAAATCAACTTTCTAATGGGATGTTTGGTATTAAATCCATAGATCAGAACTTATTAACTTCTCGTCAGATAGAGGCAGCTCGTATTGCAGCAACTCGTCATATGAAAAGAGAAGGTCAATTATGGATTAAAATATTTCCAGATAAACCTATTACCAAAAAACCTTTAGAGGTACGTATGGGTAAGGGTAAAGGAGCACCAGATCATTTTGTTGCAGTTATTAAGCCAGGTAGAATTTTGTTTGAAGTTGGTGGTGTACCAATGCACGTAGCAAAAGAAGCTTTACGTTTAGCAGCTCAGAAACTTCCAGTAAAAACGAAGTTTGTAATAGCAAGAGATTTTGATATTAACGCATAA